CAATGCCCATTATACGGTCTGGTTTCTTCAAGAGTCAACGACGATAGGGTGCGAAGGGGCTATAGCCAACAGGCAGGGCGGATGAAAAAGCGTTATCCCGTTGATGCAGGCCTCGCATATTGACCACAAATTGACTACAGCCCTGCAGCCAGGAGCGCGCGCAGCGCCGCCAGCGTGCCGGAGCGCCCTGGCGGCAGAGCCAGACCTTCCCTGTCGATCAGGTAGTCGGTGACGAAGAACACGTCGATGCCGAGGCCGGCCGCCGCCCCGTCCTCCTGGACGTCGTTGCCCACCATGAGGCACTCGCCGGGCGCCCTCCCGATGCGCTCCAGCACCTCCGCATAGTATTGGGGATGGGGTTTGCACGCATGCATCTCCTCGTAGACGGTGATCAGGCGCCAGGGCAGGTCGTCCACCTCGATCCAGCGCATCCGCTCCTCAATGGCCATGCGCGGGAAGAGCGGGTTGGTGGCCAGGACGACCTCGTATCCCCGCTCCAGGGCGGTCTCCACCACGGAGCGGGCGATGCCTGGCAGCCCGGTGCAGGTGGAGCGCAGGGCGGGGAACTGCTCCCGGTAGAACGCGTCGAAAACCGGCATCAGCGCCTCCCGGTCCACCCCCACCCGGGGAAAGAAGGCGTTGGCGAAGACCTCGGCGTTGGTCAGGCCGGGGTCAGTGTTGCGGATCATCTCGCCGGTCGCCGCCCAGACGTGTTTCACCAGCTCCGCGGGCGGCACCAGGTGACCGGCGTACGCCCCTAGCGCCCGCATGTACTGCCGGACGAACGCGTCCGTGTCGATGGGCAGAAGGGTGCCATCCAGATCGAACAGGATCGTCTTGATCAAGAGGTTCACCTCATCGTTGTGCTCATGCCTGGGGTAATTGGGCGCGCAACCGCCGAGTCCCTGCCTGGAGCGTGTCAGAGCCGATGTCGAGGCGAGTGTCGAACGGTTTACTGGCTATGTGGGTGTGCAGCCTCTTGAACTCCACCCCTCCGATGACTATCATGGGTGTAGACTGAATGGACTGATGTTTCTGCTAATTATTTGGAGGGATGCTCGTTGCCGCTGTCTCGCCTGAGGCACCTTCTGGAACAGCAGCAGTACCGTGAGGCCCGACTGGAAGGAGAGCGCCTGATCCACCAGGGAACGCTTACCGCCGAGGAGCTGGCCCGGGCATACAAGGGCACTGCAGTCGCTAGCTACTATCAGCGGGACATATTCGCGGCAATCAAGCTGGGAGAGTATGCGCTGACGGCAGCCGAGCAATCTGCTGACCAGGAGCTGATCACCAAGTGCCGGTACGACCTGGCAGAGTATTACGCTGTTCTGGGCGATTACCCCCGGGCATGCGACCATCTGCTTACCTGTCTCAACGACCTGCAGTACACACCCGGCCTCGTCGAGCTAGAGGCACGTGTGCACCATAACCTGGCGCTAATCTTCCGTTACCGGCGCCAGTACGATGACGCGCTGGGTTCGCATCACCTGGCCGTGGATCTGCTTATGCGCTGTGGCAACTGGCCGCTATTAATGGAAGGGATGCGCGGTATCGTCTACTGCCACCTCGCCCGGAAAGAACCGGAGGAGGCCCTGGCATACATTCAGAACCTGGAACAGTTGCTGGAAGAGCATCCAGACGATCAACTGGCCGCCAGCCTGCTCACAGACTGGGCTTACTATTACCAGCAAACCGGCGACCTGAAGCGCTCCATGCAGTACTGCACGGCCGCGCTCTCACCGGGCAGCCCCGGAGTCGATGACCACGTACTGGCGACCGCGGCGGTCATCGCCGGCGAGAACGCCCTGATTCTGGAGCGGTACGAGGAGGCCCGCGTCTTCGCCAACCTGGCGGAGCACTACGCCCTCGAGGCGAGGCAGGCGGCGCTGATGAACCGGGCAACGGCCCTCCGGCGCAGGCTGCACGAAATGGGATATGTCGACTCGTAATCGCGATGCCTGGTGGCCTTTGGGCCACCAGGTAATCGGACACACTCTTGCCTACAGATTATTCCGGGTCATGACAAGTTTTCGCAAACCCGCAATTCGGGTTCGGGCGCAGAAAGCAAGAAGAGACCCGGTACCATGTACCGGGCGCCCGAATGAAAGAACCGCATTCCCATGGAAGGGGGAGAAGTATGCGTCGCATCCTGATCAGCCTGTTCGTGATGGCCAGCCTGCTGGCGATCGCAGCGACGGCGTTGGCCGAGCCGCGGACCGCTGGACCTACCATTTGGTAAGACACTGTTCACGTACACCGGGGCCTGTCCTCGCTGCAGGAGGACGGGCCTCAGTCCTTGTTGCCCTGAGACCGCCCCCGGATCATCAGCACCAGCTCCTCCGGGGTGATCCGCGCCTCGGCAGCCATCGAGATCGCCTCGGCGTACTGGATCATCTGCGCCGGGGTCACGTCCACCGGCGCGCTCTC
The Symbiobacterium terraclitae DNA segment above includes these coding regions:
- a CDS encoding HAD family hydrolase; translated protein: MIKTILFDLDGTLLPIDTDAFVRQYMRALGAYAGHLVPPAELVKHVWAATGEMIRNTDPGLTNAEVFANAFFPRVGVDREALMPVFDAFYREQFPALRSTCTGLPGIARSVVETALERGYEVVLATNPLFPRMAIEERMRWIEVDDLPWRLITVYEEMHACKPHPQYYAEVLERIGRAPGECLMVGNDVQEDGAAAGLGIDVFFVTDYLIDREGLALPPGRSGTLAALRALLAAGL